One window from the genome of Bacillus mesophilus encodes:
- a CDS encoding L,D-transpeptidase family protein, producing the protein MENKANQDIELSRVKTAGKRKRLSRYFLYAGIVLFVSVIFLSIRLGNETKSKQLSQEKLEAVAVEKEPSELVPVVLEVETEKDRTIEVVDTEVESQTEAAPDLKEQEPQIEIAKESNTNNNSVTNKKTTSKVVTSPRESKTNLITDHQVVIKHKVSAKDTVYSISKRYYDVNQSDLILKFNGIREPEKEIKVGMMLDIPNPTYLAKHAVQQGETLYQIALHYYSKTKILDLLAQTNGVETKAPSIKAGQGLIVFKESQLVTHTVQPKETLFSIMNQYHEINDFIELVKEANQMGELKAKSVVKIPNPYIKKGGVTTPTSEDFEIVIKLDKNQLSLYKNKRPIKTVNIATGKESLTPRGTFTVVTKLVNPEYTPKKIPGGDPNNPLGTRWLGLDVPGTSGRTYGIHGTSNPDSIGKYVTKGCIRLHNEEIEALFEIVPIGTKVTIK; encoded by the coding sequence ATGGAGAATAAAGCAAACCAAGATATAGAGTTATCTAGAGTTAAAACAGCGGGTAAGAGAAAAAGACTTAGCAGATATTTCTTATATGCGGGCATTGTATTATTTGTTTCGGTTATCTTCCTTTCTATTAGACTAGGAAATGAGACAAAGAGTAAACAGCTTTCACAGGAAAAGCTAGAGGCAGTCGCGGTTGAAAAAGAACCCTCTGAATTAGTTCCGGTTGTACTAGAGGTGGAAACTGAGAAAGATAGAACCATAGAAGTTGTTGATACGGAGGTAGAGTCTCAAACAGAGGCTGCCCCTGACTTGAAAGAACAAGAACCGCAAATTGAAATAGCTAAAGAAAGTAATACAAACAACAATAGCGTAACAAACAAAAAAACAACTTCAAAAGTAGTCACATCACCCAGGGAGTCAAAAACAAATCTAATTACTGATCACCAGGTCGTAATTAAACATAAAGTGTCAGCGAAGGATACAGTTTATAGTATTTCAAAGAGATATTACGATGTGAATCAAAGTGATCTCATTCTAAAGTTTAATGGAATACGAGAGCCGGAGAAGGAGATCAAGGTGGGGATGATGCTGGATATCCCGAACCCTACCTATCTTGCGAAGCATGCCGTTCAACAAGGGGAAACACTCTATCAAATAGCTTTACATTATTATAGTAAAACGAAAATACTAGATTTATTAGCACAAACAAATGGGGTTGAAACTAAAGCACCATCTATAAAAGCGGGTCAAGGACTCATCGTTTTCAAAGAAAGTCAGCTTGTCACCCATACAGTTCAGCCAAAAGAAACATTGTTTAGTATTATGAATCAATATCATGAGATCAACGACTTTATCGAGCTCGTAAAAGAAGCAAATCAAATGGGAGAATTAAAAGCAAAAAGTGTAGTCAAGATTCCAAATCCATACATAAAAAAAGGTGGCGTTACAACACCTACTAGCGAAGACTTTGAAATAGTTATCAAGCTAGACAAAAATCAATTAAGTCTATATAAGAATAAAAGGCCTATCAAAACGGTTAATATTGCGACAGGAAAAGAATCCTTAACACCAAGAGGCACATTTACAGTAGTCACAAAACTGGTAAATCCCGAGTACACACCAAAGAAAATCCCAGGTGGAGACCCAAACAACCCATTAGGAACAAGATGGCTCGGACTTGACGTTCCCGGTACATCTGGCAGAACGTACGGAATCCACGGCACCAGTAATCCCGATTCAATCGGAAAATACGTAACAAAAGGCTGTATCCGTCTACATAATGAAGAGATAGAGGCACTTTTTGAAATTGTTCCGATTGGGACTAAGGTTACAATTAAATAG
- a CDS encoding alpha amylase family protein, translating to MKRFLSMILCALLLIGFALPVSATNDTSRVKVLENLVNEDEKKARILWYDLSANIKNLDSPEKVKNIVDKTAKANIDTIVLDVKNYTGNVGYLSKIAPHMSDSKIPAYKEFPKGYDLLSEVIKAAHAKGIKVHANVNIFSEGNNDFDDGPAYKNPEWQSTFYMASRVAETENGSTFDITGVNADRGSNQLVLYTPTKHSVSPANQWGVEAQIVDGVVTKVVDRIYGAPAVEVPENGGVLSAHGEARKWLLANVKVGQRIDLSKSKTEFVPASQYPTFSTFVNPIREDVQNYELSIIEEIIDNYDVDGIVLDRARYSNIYADFSDLSRNTFEKYIGKKVENWPTDIFDVTFTDEGQEITEGPLYQKWIEWRAGNIQNFFHKAENLVHSKDDSLFFSTYVGAWYPLYYSEGVNWASKTHKPDFGWASPDYHKTGYAESLDFLMTGNYFTQVTREEAVEVGNPDWYSVEGSADIVMDAVNSSTFVYGSLYLQQYEGDPEQFRKGLRSIINKTHGIMLFDLVYFEMYDWWHILEEEFSESSIAPHEVPGLMKMVRKDT from the coding sequence ATGAAACGGTTTCTAAGTATGATTCTATGTGCCTTATTATTAATCGGATTCGCCCTTCCGGTATCTGCTACGAATGATACTTCTAGAGTAAAAGTATTAGAGAATCTTGTGAATGAGGATGAGAAAAAGGCAAGAATTCTTTGGTATGATTTATCAGCAAATATTAAAAATTTAGATAGTCCTGAAAAGGTTAAAAACATTGTAGATAAGACAGCGAAAGCCAACATCGACACGATCGTTCTAGATGTCAAAAACTATACAGGAAATGTAGGATATTTAAGTAAGATTGCTCCCCATATGAGCGACTCTAAAATACCTGCATACAAAGAATTTCCAAAAGGCTATGACTTATTAAGTGAAGTGATTAAGGCCGCGCACGCAAAAGGTATTAAAGTTCATGCAAATGTGAACATATTCTCTGAAGGAAACAATGATTTTGATGATGGACCTGCTTATAAAAACCCTGAATGGCAATCCACTTTTTATATGGCTTCTAGAGTGGCAGAAACTGAAAATGGTAGCACGTTTGATATTACAGGAGTAAATGCGGATCGTGGATCAAACCAACTCGTTTTATATACACCAACAAAGCATAGTGTTTCCCCTGCGAATCAGTGGGGTGTAGAAGCCCAAATAGTTGATGGTGTTGTTACGAAGGTAGTCGACAGAATTTATGGAGCACCCGCTGTTGAGGTTCCTGAAAATGGAGGTGTTTTATCAGCACATGGTGAAGCAAGAAAATGGCTACTAGCTAATGTAAAGGTAGGGCAAAGAATTGATCTATCAAAATCGAAAACAGAGTTTGTTCCAGCATCACAATATCCAACATTCTCAACGTTCGTAAATCCGATTCGTGAAGATGTTCAAAATTATGAACTTAGTATTATTGAAGAAATCATCGACAACTATGATGTGGATGGAATTGTATTAGATCGTGCCAGATACTCTAATATTTACGCTGACTTTAGTGACCTTAGTAGAAACACGTTTGAAAAATATATTGGTAAAAAGGTAGAAAACTGGCCGACTGATATTTTCGACGTAACTTTCACAGATGAAGGACAAGAAATTACCGAAGGTCCACTGTACCAGAAATGGATTGAATGGAGAGCCGGAAACATTCAAAACTTCTTCCATAAGGCGGAAAATCTTGTTCATAGTAAAGATGACTCTCTGTTTTTCAGCACATATGTAGGCGCTTGGTATCCACTCTATTATAGCGAGGGCGTGAACTGGGCGAGTAAAACACATAAGCCAGACTTTGGGTGGGCAAGTCCGGATTACCATAAAACTGGATATGCAGAATCTCTTGACTTCTTAATGACAGGTAACTATTTCACACAAGTTACTAGAGAGGAAGCAGTCGAAGTTGGAAATCCGGACTGGTACAGCGTTGAAGGATCTGCGGACATCGTAATGGATGCAGTAAATTCATCAACATTTGTATATGGAAGCTTATACCTACAACAATACGAGGGTGACCCAGAACAGTTCCGTAAGGGCTTACGTTCCATAATAAACAAAACACATGGCATTATGTTATTCGACCTTGTGTACTTTGAGATGTATGATTGGTGGCATATTTTAGAAGAAGAATTCTCGGAATCTTCCATAGCTCCGCATGAGGTACCGGGTCTGATGAAAATGGTCAGAAAAGATACCTAA
- a CDS encoding M14 family zinc carboxypeptidase encodes MKKKVLSVSLSGVLAFGALTTVAPSALAVGNGPNYNGNESIQTSILHTHEELVDFLKTQDAKQEALELEVIGESVKGRDIYLAKYISNPENPTILFLTQQHGNEQLATEGALEFIKHLGANKVKGVLENVNILVVPMLNPDGAMGDVNFSLENYIADGDRHLTRYNANEVDLNREHAKPIHEMQPEQRAFYENVLEKYEIDYLIDLHHQGTRSAIDGELVSGSMLYPLNEEVDPTVVENSKKLGSVVYHAIEAKGWGKIGKYRGGTGNNIGRNGIASRYGIATLLFEMRGMSDHEYESYVLGQKSNGYLIQQSVLALESSVKAIADGSINDADISFWDDLPFQYWMGEEEVEEDE; translated from the coding sequence ATGAAAAAGAAGGTTTTATCTGTATCTTTGTCAGGAGTTTTAGCTTTCGGAGCGTTAACGACAGTTGCACCATCAGCACTTGCAGTAGGAAACGGACCAAATTATAACGGAAACGAATCGATCCAGACTTCTATTCTACATACACATGAAGAGTTAGTAGACTTTCTAAAAACTCAAGATGCAAAGCAAGAGGCTTTAGAGCTTGAAGTTATTGGTGAGTCAGTGAAAGGAAGAGACATCTACCTAGCTAAATACATTTCAAATCCTGAAAATCCTACCATCCTCTTTTTAACTCAACAACATGGAAATGAGCAATTAGCAACAGAGGGCGCACTAGAATTCATCAAACATTTAGGCGCGAATAAAGTGAAGGGTGTTCTTGAGAATGTGAACATACTTGTTGTTCCGATGCTTAACCCTGATGGAGCAATGGGTGATGTGAACTTCTCTCTCGAAAACTATATCGCGGATGGGGACCGTCATCTTACTCGTTACAATGCAAATGAAGTTGACTTAAACCGTGAACATGCAAAACCAATTCATGAGATGCAGCCAGAACAAAGGGCTTTTTATGAAAATGTACTTGAGAAATATGAAATTGATTACTTAATTGACCTGCATCATCAAGGGACTAGAAGTGCGATTGATGGTGAATTAGTCTCGGGTTCTATGTTATACCCATTAAATGAAGAAGTAGATCCAACTGTTGTTGAGAACTCTAAAAAACTAGGATCAGTGGTATATCACGCAATCGAAGCTAAGGGATGGGGCAAGATTGGTAAATACCGAGGTGGAACTGGTAACAATATCGGTAGAAACGGCATTGCCAGTAGATATGGCATTGCAACCCTTCTCTTTGAAATGCGCGGAATGTCAGACCACGAATATGAGTCCTATGTGCTAGGGCAAAAGAGCAATGGTTACTTAATCCAGCAATCAGTATTAGCACTAGAGTCATCTGTTAAAGCGATCGCTGATGGATCGATTAATGATGCTGATATCTCATTCTGGGATGATCTCCCTTTTCAATACTGGATGGGTGAGGAAGAAGTAGAAGAAGATGAGTAA
- the bcp gene encoding thioredoxin-dependent thiol peroxidase produces the protein MKIEEKMTSPDFTLQGSNGEMVSLSDFKGKKHVVLYFYPKDMTPGCTTQACDFKEHHKSFADLDAVIIGVSPDPLTKHQKFVEKYELPFLLLVDEDHKVAESYGVWTLKKNFGKEYMGIERSTFVISKEGIIEKAWKKVKVKGHVEEALAFVREHLSE, from the coding sequence ATGAAAATAGAAGAAAAGATGACTTCACCTGACTTTACCCTACAGGGGAGCAACGGTGAAATGGTATCACTGTCCGATTTTAAAGGAAAGAAGCATGTTGTTTTATATTTCTATCCGAAAGATATGACACCGGGATGCACCACACAGGCATGTGATTTTAAAGAACATCACAAAAGCTTCGCAGACCTAGATGCAGTAATTATCGGCGTAAGCCCCGACCCACTTACAAAGCATCAAAAGTTTGTTGAGAAGTATGAGTTACCTTTTCTATTGCTGGTTGACGAGGACCATAAAGTAGCTGAAAGCTACGGTGTATGGACGTTAAAGAAAAACTTTGGAAAAGAATACATGGGCATTGAACGCTCCACCTTTGTAATTAGTAAAGAAGGGATCATTGAAAAGGCTTGGAAAAAGGTTAAAGTAAAAGGACATGTTGAAGAAGCGTTGGCTTTTGTACGCGAGCATTTGAGTGAATAG
- a CDS encoding substrate-binding domain-containing protein produces MRSVATIVIVLICFVLSYFTVESVLNAFRSDWQVPEPSKQEQITNRIVLITRGLDTPFWDKVSKGAKRQAEKDGARLEVWGSYGENQDFLKQIDIAIYSKVDGIIVQGLDNDEFKELTKVKAASYGIPVITVANDVPMSESIRRTYVGSDQYEAGSMIAKQLIEDMGTSGEVILLIDKRQEHYQTERLKGIQDILSVFPDIEMIEVLSENTREAVISTTKDILNINPSADAFITVNASFAGDMIEEIERRSNVEPYHIYSFDDHPVSLSLLKQGKIDGMIQQSPEKMGEISVGLMMNWLNEEIFPLQLEGYLTDIQIIKQVDTYYE; encoded by the coding sequence ATGAGAAGTGTTGCGACCATTGTCATTGTGCTTATTTGTTTTGTACTTTCATACTTTACAGTTGAATCAGTCCTTAATGCGTTTCGTTCTGATTGGCAGGTGCCAGAGCCGTCGAAGCAAGAACAAATCACCAATCGAATTGTGTTAATCACACGAGGGTTGGATACACCTTTTTGGGACAAGGTGAGTAAAGGGGCAAAAAGACAAGCAGAAAAGGATGGAGCAAGGCTTGAGGTATGGGGGAGTTACGGAGAAAATCAAGATTTTCTAAAGCAAATTGACATCGCCATTTATTCAAAAGTTGATGGGATTATTGTTCAAGGTTTGGATAACGATGAGTTTAAAGAGCTAACAAAAGTGAAAGCGGCTTCATATGGAATCCCTGTTATTACGGTCGCTAATGATGTTCCAATGTCAGAAAGCATTCGCCGAACGTATGTCGGTTCTGATCAATATGAGGCAGGTAGTATGATTGCTAAACAACTTATTGAAGATATGGGAACATCAGGAGAAGTGATCCTCTTAATAGACAAGCGGCAAGAACATTATCAAACAGAACGGTTAAAGGGAATCCAAGACATTCTTAGCGTTTTTCCGGACATTGAAATGATTGAAGTCTTATCTGAAAATACAAGAGAAGCGGTCATATCTACGACAAAGGATATTTTAAACATAAATCCCAGTGCGGATGCCTTCATTACTGTTAATGCAAGTTTCGCTGGAGATATGATTGAAGAAATAGAGAGACGTTCAAATGTGGAACCGTATCATATCTATTCATTTGATGATCATCCTGTATCTCTATCTCTTCTGAAGCAAGGGAAGATTGATGGAATGATACAACAGTCACCGGAGAAGATGGGTGAGATTAGTGTGGGGTTAATGATGAATTGGTTAAACGAAGAGATATTTCCACTCCAATTAGAAGGCTATCTTACAGATATTCAAATAATCAAACAGGTGGATACATATTATGAATAG
- a CDS encoding sensor histidine kinase, whose amino-acid sequence MNSIQKKILVLALSVLLIMAASWVSLIYYNQKMQNQYNDILERYLIMNEVTSTSQKIVTALNNYLLIPSPENISVIDQHKLEMEKMKEEVVDFKNVENELAITNYVHLIDSLVEMIDRSLFFHSEADTYNSNQAFTEATHISNYISEMTLTLIDTEIKTYDRFYRGIILQSEGLKQLGIWLLLLISVFLMLFTYWFSRRITKPVEKLTKAASEISKGRFDLEIEVESNDEISFLAKTLERMRVNINNLILEIQQKAQLEKELQQSKLLLKESQLRSLQSQINPHFLFNTLNTLSKKAYMEGSEETSDLLVSVAGLLRYNLKHLDKTMTLYDEVRVIQQYIDIQKARYTDRLTFHPVIDAACLDIEIPGLTLQPIVENAVIYGIEPHEDGGVIWFRIKDDGDRVTIEVEDDGPGMSEEKIKQIMEEQLDTAEGHSTGIGLSNVVKRLRLFNGREDTMRIESNKGNGTKVIIHILKERGVNSYDENINRG is encoded by the coding sequence ATGAATAGTATCCAAAAGAAAATCTTAGTGCTAGCTCTCAGTGTACTCTTAATTATGGCAGCAAGTTGGGTCTCTCTCATTTACTATAATCAAAAAATGCAGAACCAATATAACGATATACTAGAACGTTATTTAATCATGAACGAAGTGACGAGTACTAGTCAAAAGATTGTAACCGCTTTAAATAACTACTTGCTAATCCCTTCACCTGAAAATATATCAGTCATTGACCAACATAAGCTAGAAATGGAAAAGATGAAAGAGGAAGTTGTTGATTTTAAAAATGTTGAGAATGAGCTGGCCATAACAAACTATGTTCATTTAATTGATAGTTTAGTAGAAATGATTGATCGTTCCCTATTCTTTCATTCTGAAGCGGATACTTACAATTCTAACCAGGCTTTTACAGAAGCGACACATATTTCGAATTATATATCGGAAATGACTCTCACTTTAATTGACACAGAAATTAAAACATATGACCGTTTTTACAGAGGTATTATTCTTCAATCAGAAGGACTGAAGCAGCTCGGGATTTGGCTATTGCTATTAATCTCAGTCTTTCTAATGCTATTTACCTACTGGTTCTCTCGTCGCATCACAAAACCAGTTGAAAAGCTGACAAAGGCTGCAAGTGAGATTTCAAAAGGAAGGTTTGATTTAGAGATTGAGGTTGAATCCAATGATGAAATATCATTTCTAGCAAAGACGCTTGAGCGAATGAGAGTAAATATAAATAACTTAATCCTAGAAATCCAGCAAAAAGCTCAGTTGGAAAAAGAGTTGCAGCAGAGTAAGCTACTTTTAAAAGAAAGCCAGCTTCGAAGTTTACAAAGTCAAATAAATCCACATTTTTTATTTAACACACTTAATACTCTATCGAAAAAGGCTTATATGGAAGGATCGGAAGAAACGAGTGATCTCCTTGTTAGTGTAGCTGGCTTGTTACGATATAACTTGAAACATTTAGACAAAACGATGACCCTTTATGATGAAGTAAGAGTGATCCAACAATATATTGATATTCAAAAGGCTAGATATACAGACCGGTTAACATTTCATCCAGTTATAGACGCGGCTTGCCTTGATATTGAAATTCCAGGTCTTACCCTTCAACCTATTGTGGAAAACGCTGTTATCTATGGAATTGAACCACATGAAGACGGTGGGGTGATTTGGTTTCGCATTAAAGATGACGGTGACCGTGTGACCATTGAGGTGGAAGATGATGGACCGGGTATGTCAGAAGAAAAAATCAAACAAATCATGGAAGAACAGCTTGATACAGCCGAAGGACACTCTACAGGGATTGGTTTGAGCAATGTAGTGAAGCGTCTCCGCCTTTTTAATGGTAGAGAAGATACGATGAGGATTGAAAGTAATAAAGGGAACGGTACAAAAGTAATCATCCATATCCTGAAAGAAAGGGGAGTTAATTCATATGACGAAAATATTAATCGTGGATGA
- a CDS encoding M14 family zinc carboxypeptidase encodes MKYSKKVLTGVLSLSLLASIPYNTLANGQSFKNAQSIELVEAEKSLFNSEHYDFLKYSEVGEKLLELAEQSNRITVEVKGKSSQGHDLYVVTVSDPSAKGKYGHFQALRKQMFKNPEKAQTWIEKNPDFKVPIMINSSIHGTEYVGTDATIQLIERLATQNDEVTQSILENNILIINVVANPDGRVDGIRFNGNGIDLNRDFITQSQPETHLAVDLITEWNPMVLLDLHGYVKNYKSYHPGLIEPCTPPHNPNYEYDLYEDHALAAAKAMEAEIVGNKAGYSSSSLYQNMVGTYIPLRDDAAGWDDYPPIFTPMYAMYHGSFAHTLEAPTNDEDGVKWTYDAMMGALKYATENRTEMITDQIEMFKRGIMNEHPTHSGDFFPKAYILPVNQLDPTVTKKAVNHLLKNDIVVEEAKQGFTVDGVEYPAGTYIVQMNQAKAGLANTMLWDGEDISDQTPAMYDISAWSLPELWGFEAERVETEVKVKSVKVSKVNEQGALVGKGPFVIPNTSVKAVNLVNELLSNGIPVKKGADGNFYFNGTSNVVKGLVSQSGLTIRTGATPNDATALAEVKVAILQDGGMNKAQSHAGTRLSLERLGFDVTEIHPRDVATKGLDGFDVFIYSATNGLIFPQSREANREFAVLDTDQQTQFKNNVTAFVENGGKYISVGAGSAHATVTLGLTDVTVGTGGSNSNGIVNVTYQDSAITKGYKQNDIGFIYRPAWFEGTASEKEVIATYANTPEFFVAGHWAKREGAQGKPVIVKEPGKDVTLIGLEPGFRDHTDYLFRLLSNTIFE; translated from the coding sequence ATGAAATATTCCAAGAAAGTACTTACGGGTGTGCTCTCGCTGAGCTTACTAGCTTCTATTCCTTACAATACATTAGCGAATGGACAATCCTTTAAAAATGCTCAAAGTATTGAGCTTGTTGAAGCAGAGAAAAGTTTATTTAACTCAGAACACTATGATTTTCTGAAGTACTCTGAAGTTGGTGAAAAGCTTTTAGAATTAGCTGAGCAAAGCAACCGTATAACGGTTGAGGTGAAAGGTAAATCCTCTCAAGGTCATGATCTATACGTGGTAACTGTATCGGATCCAAGTGCTAAGGGGAAATACGGACATTTTCAGGCTCTGAGAAAGCAGATGTTCAAAAATCCTGAAAAAGCACAAACGTGGATTGAAAAAAATCCAGACTTCAAAGTTCCTATTATGATAAACTCGTCGATTCATGGAACGGAGTATGTTGGTACAGATGCTACGATTCAATTAATTGAGCGCCTAGCAACACAAAATGATGAAGTTACTCAGTCGATTTTAGAAAATAATATCCTCATCATTAACGTGGTAGCGAATCCAGACGGTCGTGTGGACGGCATCCGTTTTAACGGAAACGGCATCGATTTAAACCGTGACTTTATCACGCAATCACAGCCTGAAACTCATCTTGCTGTTGATTTAATTACAGAATGGAATCCAATGGTGCTTCTTGACTTACATGGATATGTGAAAAATTACAAGAGTTATCACCCAGGGTTAATTGAGCCTTGTACACCACCACATAATCCGAACTATGAATATGATTTATATGAGGATCATGCCCTTGCGGCAGCAAAAGCCATGGAAGCAGAAATTGTAGGTAACAAGGCTGGCTATTCCTCATCAAGTCTATATCAAAACATGGTAGGTACCTATATCCCACTTCGTGATGATGCGGCGGGTTGGGATGATTATCCACCGATTTTCACGCCGATGTATGCGATGTATCACGGTTCATTTGCACATACGCTAGAAGCACCGACGAATGATGAGGATGGGGTAAAGTGGACGTATGATGCCATGATGGGTGCATTGAAGTATGCAACTGAAAATCGTACTGAAATGATTACAGATCAAATCGAAATGTTCAAACGTGGAATTATGAATGAACATCCAACTCACTCGGGAGATTTCTTCCCTAAAGCTTATATTTTACCTGTAAATCAACTAGATCCAACTGTGACTAAAAAAGCAGTAAACCACTTATTGAAAAATGACATTGTGGTAGAGGAAGCCAAACAAGGATTTACCGTTGATGGGGTAGAGTATCCTGCTGGAACTTATATCGTTCAGATGAACCAAGCAAAAGCTGGTCTAGCCAATACGATGCTTTGGGATGGAGAAGACATTTCTGACCAAACCCCTGCGATGTACGACATTTCAGCCTGGAGCTTACCAGAACTTTGGGGATTTGAAGCGGAGCGAGTTGAAACAGAAGTTAAAGTAAAATCAGTTAAAGTGAGCAAAGTTAACGAGCAAGGTGCTCTTGTTGGTAAAGGTCCATTTGTAATTCCTAATACTTCTGTAAAAGCTGTGAATTTAGTAAATGAATTATTATCAAATGGGATTCCAGTTAAAAAGGGAGCAGATGGAAACTTCTATTTTAACGGAACAAGTAATGTAGTGAAGGGGTTAGTTAGTCAATCAGGATTAACGATTAGAACAGGTGCTACACCAAACGATGCAACAGCACTTGCAGAAGTAAAGGTAGCCATCTTACAAGATGGTGGAATGAATAAAGCGCAGTCACACGCGGGTACAAGACTATCACTTGAACGTTTAGGATTTGATGTGACAGAAATTCATCCTCGTGATGTGGCAACTAAGGGGTTAGACGGATTTGATGTGTTTATTTATAGTGCAACTAATGGATTGATTTTTCCTCAATCTAGAGAAGCAAATCGTGAGTTTGCTGTATTAGATACAGATCAGCAAACACAGTTTAAAAACAATGTAACAGCATTTGTAGAGAACGGTGGAAAATACATTTCAGTAGGAGCTGGTTCTGCTCATGCAACTGTAACACTTGGCTTAACGGATGTTACGGTCGGAACAGGAGGTTCAAATAGCAACGGAATTGTAAATGTGACGTACCAGGACAGTGCCATCACAAAGGGCTATAAACAAAACGACATTGGATTTATCTATCGTCCAGCATGGTTTGAAGGCACAGCATCTGAAAAAGAGGTTATTGCAACCTATGCTAACACTCCAGAATTCTTTGTAGCAGGTCATTGGGCAAAAAGAGAAGGTGCACAAGGTAAGCCGGTAATCGTTAAAGAACCTGGCAAGGATGTAACACTAATCGGCCTTGAACCAGGATTCCGCGATCACACAGACTACTTATTCCGTCTATTATCTAACACAATATTTGAATAA